The Castanea sativa cultivar Marrone di Chiusa Pesio chromosome 4, ASM4071231v1 sequence ACCAcaagcattttctttttctctgctAATTCCCTTCTCACATGACCGAAATTATGCTAACTCCACCAAGTCAATTCCTGTTCACATTGAGCCACCTTTTTCAAGATAGCTAGGCTAGGGTGCAATTCACAAGTATTACTCTAAACTGCTTCTATAGTTTCGCCACAAAAGGGCTCTGACAACCACATTTCCTCAAACCTGAAGCATTTCTTTCTACTGGGTTCTTCCATCCCCAATAAATTTACCCAAAGGGCAGAGTGATCCGATGACATAGATTGAAGATGATGGACTCTAGTTCCCGAAAATTTATGAAACCAAGAATTAGTAGCCAAGCAACGATCCAATCTTATTCTAACCGAGTGACCTTCATCAAAATGTCTTGCCCATGTGAATTTAGAGCCTATAAATCCAAGATCCACGAAACCACACTCATCGATCACATCTCCAAATAATTGCATTTGATTATGGTTTCTCCTTGACCCACCCAACTTCTCATCATGCcgaataatttcattaaaatccccAGCACAAAGCCAAGGAGTGTCCCACCTTGAATTCAAAGTTCTTAACTTGTTCCATGCTTCAATTCTCCTTGAGGTCTCGAGTTCCCCATAAAAACCAGTAAATTGCCACTCATTCTCAGAATTCCCATTGATAATAGTATTGTTATAATACTTGTGGGAATCTACAATAGTAAGGTTCACAGTGTTCTTCCAAAATAACACTAAACCACCACCTCTATTAACCCTTGACACCACCCACTTCtgatcaaaattaattttactcACAGTACGGTCTAGCCTTGTTTCATTTGCCCATGTTTCGGCTATAAACACGACAGAGGGATTTTTAGCCCGTATCAAATTAACAAGCTCATTCTCTGTACACAGATTCTCAAGCCTACGATAGTTCCATACTAACAGACTCATTGCTTCTGGCAGGGCTGGAACCTAGCCTCCGCCAATATCTTCTTCTTAGTTGTACCTACCTAAGAAACCTTCATTTTCTTAGGTAACTCAAGCAAGCTTTATGCTTCCCCAGCCACACATTTCTCCCCTACTGCTTCGGTCATGACTGTGCCTATCCTAATCTCACTTCTAGTAATTCTTCTCCACGAACCTTCAGCATGCGCGGGTCTGTTTTGGATAATAGAAATCACAGGTGGAGATTCACATGATAAGGAAGAGTTAAGTGGTGCACGTGCTTGTGGGAGCTGCTCATTAGAATCCTTAATAGAATGTGACTCTATAAACTTTTCCTTATCTAAACATAATTTGTTTTCAGCAATATTCGAAGCCGCCAAGTCAAACTTCCGAATTTCCTTATCAATATCATCTATTATCTCCTCAAAATCACTAGCTAGCTTATTTCTCTCCACTGAATCtgttatttttgaattttcaaattccGTAACACTATCTGACTCTTGTGGCATCATATTCTCCATATTTCTCTCTTGAAAATCCGAAGCAATATCTGCACTAGGGAGATTACTAACACTTTCCTTATCGGGCTGAACAACCTCCGTTGAAGCTTTACCTGAACAGACCACCACCACAGAAGGCTTCTGAGCCGATTTGTTTGTCGCCGGTGCACTTGAATTCCTACTAGCAAAAAAACCAAGGACTTTGACCATATTTCTCCTTACCAATACAAATGGCGCTGCCTTGATCCAAGATCCGAATTGCTGTGACTCAGTTTTCAGGCTACCTTCGCTTTCAATCTAGAGGGCACAATCACTATCATTGTGTGTTAAACAGCCACACCAATAGCACAGGTTGGGGAGTTGTTCATATTTGAAAGACACCCACAATTCTTTGCCGTTATCCAGTGAAATTACCCTCCCCCTGCACAATGGCTGAGTGATATCCACTGACACTCTTAACTCTCATAAAATTTTCCCCTTCTGATTCAGAATCATCAGTCGAGACATCAACCCTCCCTGCAGCCTCACATATTTGTTCAGCCACTTTACGTCTCCTAAATCTCACCGGAAGGTCGTGCACTTGCACCCAGAAACAGGCTCTATTAAACTCCATATCCCCCACATCTGTATCTCTATCATAGCATTGTAATACTATGAGGTGCTTATCAAAACTCCAAGGCTCGGCATCAATCACTTTCTCCATCTCTTCCTTATTATCAAACGTGAACAAAACCACATGGtctccctccttttttattttaaaaccatTCACTGATCTCCATAAAGGTGTGAACGTTTTGGCTATAGCATCTATGTTGAGAGCACGCTTTGTCAAGAATTTTGCAGCTAATATGTACTCTGTTGCTGCCTGTTCTTCCAAAATCCGAAGGTTTGACCCTTCGCACTCCGATAGGGTTAATGACATTCCAtgcatctctctctcatggCCATTTATTGAATCTAACATACAAATCATATTCTAATATGACTAGAACaactaaaaactatatatatatatatatatatatatatagagagagagagagagagagagatgggttcaagttacacctggtgtaactcttgtAAAGTTACATCTTTTTTACACGGTAGATTTGTAAATAATCTaacggctaaaaaaaaaaatcattaaatacTATTACTTTCCATCTCATTCATAATTAATACtagtattttctctctccttatttattgttttttgctTGATTAGAGGGTAAACTGccattttagttcattttttatttgaaagggAGAACAACAGCCTTTGCCTTGAATGTGCTTTCTGCTTATTCTAGTGCTCGGGTAGCTTGGAGGGCCATTGCAGAATGGAGTTGAAGGCATGTCATAGCCATCTGAAAAAGAATGAACTGAATCATTCATGTGGGCatggataaaattttaaacaattccACAGTAgatgaaataaacaaaataagaaggaaaaaaaaaaaaaggttttcctAAAGTGCTAAACTTCTATCATATCACAGGAGTTACATAAGCATTGTTTCAGAATATGTTCTCAATTCTGCAGAAGTAgagttcttcaattttcttagGGTTAATCCAAACATCACCGTGTAACCAAAAAGGATATATATTAGCTAGCATTCAAGATTAGAGTGAATGATTGATTCACGAAGCATAATAATGATGAAAGCTAACTTTTCGGAAATGTGTTAGAAGACAAATTAGTAGAAGTTGTTACAAATGGTATCAgcaaagaaattatttttgcaAGTCCATTTCACAATGTTAATTATAGCATATTCCTTACTACTTGACTATTAGCTTCGGCAAGATCTACAAGTTCAACACACAGGCAATACTATCCGCAAGAAAGAGATGGTGAAGATGAAAAATGCAAGCACAAATATTGAGCCTCTATGGTGAAGTAACTTCAGCTAAGTGCTTGGAAATAatagttcattttttatttgattgattgagAAGAACAAGTTCATTTTCAATTAGACTAGAACTaactttttgcttttgttttttttaagagttgaCTGGAACTAATTGGTTGTGAATCCATTGAATTTTCTCCTTGTGCTTGATTACTTTTTTCTCCCGTGTGATCAATTAGAACCATATTCATTTTAGTTCAGAAAAGCTATCCAATGTAAGTTGTTAGCCGTATAGTTTTTTTGTCTCATATAGTTTTCTTTTCCAAGTATAGAAATGTTAGTTGTTAAAAATGGCAGTGTGCCCTTTAATCaagtgaaaataaataaataagaagagaTAAAATGCTAGTATTAATTACGAATGAGGTGGAAAGTAATagcatttaatgattttttttttagctgttaGATCATTTACAAATCTACAgtataaaaaatgtgtaactttacAGAGTTCTGTACagggtgtatatatatatatatatatatatatatatatatatatatatatatatatatatatatatatatatatatatatatatatatatatatatatatatatatcgagtGAAATAGAATATAGCTACTTGTTTGAGGCCATAATCAAAACGGAAATTAGAAATTTGATGGGCACGGAGAATGCTTATTTATACACTGCCAACCTTCAATGCAATTTGCACCACTTTTATTATAGACGCCCTTGCACTGCaaattggtttttctttttaatattaaaaacaagaaaaaggacccaatcaaaaaaaaaaaaaacaagaaaagtgaaaaaaaaagaaaaaaaaaacttgtttacattcaatttctcaaaaaaaatttgaaacgcaaaccaaaaaaagagagagagagagagaagagcgAGAAGAGCGAGACCTTACTCTTATTTGATAGAAACTTAGGCGATTGGAAACTGTAGATTTTGAGGAGAAGATGCAAAACTGTGTTGCAGCAGTCTGAAAATGATGGTTTAGCAAATGATCTTGGTGTGAGAAATATcaaatgatcttgattttgaggaGGTGGAACTGTAGGGCCGTAGGGATGAGAAGTGGGCCTGGGAAGAAGGAATCCATTGGTAACAAACTGGGCTTTGAAATTTAATGGGCCTGAAATTCAGATCTGGCTCTGATCACAAAGGCCTTCTGGTGATTTGGACTGCCCTCGTTTGTGATCTTTGggcaaaaattttgaaactgcCCCCGTTTGTAAGATTCCCTTAAAGCTCCTGTCTTGTTTGGTATGACAAACCACAATATACAGGACTCCTCAAAATGGTTATTGACCGTCCAATAATACTCCTATATAAGTAACTActcgctaacccgtgcgatgcacgggaaaACTACTAAAATTAAGttctaaaataatatttgttatttatttttaagaatgttAAAAACTACATGAGTAATTATAGAAGTTCAAATCCCTATAAAAAGCTCAAATCTATTAAAACAGTACACCAAAATGAGACATTTGATTGCTTTGTTCTACCCAAGTATAAAGTTAAAAACGACTTATAACTTTGTATAACTTATTTGTACCTTTAGTTAACAACCTTGAACTACTGTGCAGGGAGGACTTCCTCTTGCAGGCTTTTGTGAGAAGAGACCTTTGTTTCCTGAaaaccaagaaagaaagaaaattttgaaataacgAAAACACGGAAAACATATTGGAAGCAAAAGGTACTACTCACAATACCACTTGAGAATACActttaatcatatatataattatttaagaCATACGTTtagagaaatattattaaacAACCTCATGCAACTCATGCAATTTATCTAAACgtaaagaaaattaatcacACAAGAATACATATCTGACATCAAGATTAGACTCAACTTCTACttaaaattgaaagttaaaacaaatcctaatatcaaaatttttggaatCTCATAACGTAAGATCAATACCCaattaaagaaacaaatggATTGTAGAGAACCATATTTAAGGTACATAAACTATCCTACAATTGTATTATGACTATTTGATACTCCTTTCAGATTTTTAATGAGGCTCCAAATCctatattttatcaaatatgGGAATGATAGATAagttgaacaaaaaataaattttgggtCATATGTTTGCTTaagtttcaatttaatttttcaatctCTCTATTAATTCACTTGTAGAAAGTTTTGTAGACGAACTTCGTAAACAAAACAGACTGAACAtcatacaaaaatataaaggcAAGGCAAACAACGGTttctatgaatttaattaaataaaactgTATCTCAACAAAGTTCAATCtgattcttaaaagaaaaaaaaaatactcttttTAATAAACAAACTTAAGTTGTCATTAAGACTCTTGCTACAACagtttctctatattttttttcatataaataaaaaatatgtcaCCTTGTTATCTTATGCCACTTTGTtgattactaaaaatatttgctttaaagattgaaaaaatacaACTTTCAAGGGCAAGAACTATCAAATTTTAATGTGGTTAAGCATTAGAACACAATCATTGATTTTATgggaaaatatgaaaaaataaggatctaaaatattgtagacaaaatattaaaaaagagtTTCTAGTCCTCTTGCCTACCGAAGTTTTGAACATGAAATTAAGATTTTACAATGTACATCACTTTCTTATGCCTTAAAGCATAAGAACCTATGCCATAACCATGTAAACAAAacctatataaataaatatgtttagGTTCTGATTAATAAAATCTGTAAACATTTCCCCAAACCCTTCTTTGTTCTTAAAGggaacaaatatgacaaagaaatTGGACCCGAATAAAACAggacacataatttttttaaatcagttaaatttcttaataaatttgatGCTGCATTACATGTCACTAAAACTATCAAAGTTCATATTTTAATGCATAACTTAATGGGTGATtaggagaaagagaaacaataaaatttgataaaacaaTACTTCTAGTTGTGTTAAGACGTATATAGTTAATTGAAGCCATCCTCATTTGCTTTGCTCCAGAATTTGTAGTCTTAATAATTGGGAATTGACATGCAAAAGCAAAATCTCCTTTAAATCTGGCATTTCTTCAACTCAAATATTTGAGGGGGATATAACACATGCCTCTAAATTCTGAAAAAGGAGAtcgttaaaaacttaaaataggCTGAGATTTATAGGAAATTCACCCGAGAAGGGTCAGggtgaaaaattcaaaaggtaaaaaaaataataataataataataaataaaagaaggtaaaaaatgaaacacaataaacaacataaattcaaagaaaagagaaagaacatAAGTTTAGAGAAAAGCGAGCGTACCTAGAAGAACAATAACAAACAATTGAGTATTTGTTAGTGAAAAAGCCAAAGCTTGTATGGAGAAATTCTTCTCAAAGAGTGTACATACAGAGTAAtaagaaagaagttttttttttgttgaaagaaatatataagcgTGCAAATTTCGTAACTGCCCCTGTTAGCAGGATGGTGCAATATCTTGCTAATCAGTAACGTACAGAGAGAATGGTGCCCAGGGAGAAGAATcagaagttttttattttttttttaagagatataAACTGAAACTGAAGGTGTAAAATTTATAACTACCCTCTGGAATAGTGCAATTGAACACaactaggggtgtccacgggtcgggccGGGTCGGTTTTCGACCCAGCCCGAACCCGACCCACCGGTGGCAGGTGGATAGAAAAGTGACCCGAAACCGATTGCCGGCATCAATCGGTCAGGTTGGTTTTGGGTTCGGGTGGAGATCGGGTCTATTCAGGTGGAGATCGGGTCATCGTCGGAGTTACAAAATCATCGCCGAAATCTATAAATCATCGCCGAAATCTGCAAATCATCGCTGGAATATGTAAAAACTCACCAAATCTGTATCAAAATCGCCGAAATTTACACCAAAATCGCTGAAATCTGCTAGGAATGGCTGGATCTGGCTAAATCTCACCAAATATGATTGAGAACTCGTTGGATCTCCTCGGATTTGAGCGTGATTTTGCCGAACTTGTATAGAACCTTCGTCGGGTCGGGTGGCTtgggttttggagaagaaaacccGCCACTCGACCCGCTGGCTTCGGGCTTTGGGTGTGGAAACCCGAAACCGACCGACAAGAGCATCAGTTCGAGCTGAGCTCGGGTGGAGATCAGGCGGGTTAGTCGGTCCGGCGGGTCACGGTCGGGTCTGGACACGTCTAAACACAACGGTAGCAAAAAGTAGTACGGAACCGTTACTCTTATTCCACTAAATGAAAAGCCATaatgttttggtgtttttaaatttaaacatggCAGTAATTTGTGTAGTCATGTGACACAATAAGGAGTGgtcaacaaaaaatcaaacattttggctattagttattatatagaTGTGCTGATACCTCTTAAGTAGGAAGAAATAACCATCACACCAAGATCTTGGTTTATCAGAATAAATAATCTATTACTTTCTTATACTGTCTTACTCTTAAGTATGTCATGCACGTGCATTGGCTCAACCTTAAGCATGTCTTAGTTTCCCACAAACCTCACACTGGTATTGTGGAACATTAAGAGCATTGCCTCCATGAATGACTTGAGGCCTGCTTCCTCTAGCAACATGAGAGAAGGACCCATTAAGGTTAATCATGGCgaatgaaagagagaaactTGCAAGAgtttgaagaaggaagaaaggaaaCTAGGAAGTGTTTGCGTGACTGCCAGATCAATGAAAAGGTGATACTGTATTTATAGGGGAGCCGCCAATGCCTGGTTATGTACCAAAACTGGTAGTTAATTGTTGCTTAAAAAAGCAAACACAACTAGCTCAGTTCCCACATAGAGCCCTGAATAACTGGATCAAGAAAATGCTTTCTTACAGTGGACCCTGTACGACGTCATTTGAGTTTGGGGAGAGGGAATTATTACGCAGTCGCTAACCTTGTACTCCCGTTCAATAGAGGGAAAACTACGTCACTGAAAATGGATAACATCATATTACTTGCAACATCATTTCAACAAATCTACAAATTTTAACATCATACTTGCCACATCATTCCAACAAagctacaaattttttaacatCTTAGAGCACCCACATCAATtaatgtataatatatataacatgcATAAGGTGtaaattttgtacattcaactCCAAAAATCACTCACATCAATCCAATTAAACTTGTGTAAATATATACAGTTACTATTCACATACAAATCTATTTTTAATACTTCTTTACTCATAttcaagaaagagaaatagagaatctaacataagttttttaaaaaagttaggtaaaatagagaaaataggttcttatattaaaataaccCTAAAAAAAGAGTTCTTAtatcaaaatagataaaaagtTTTACACAAGATAATGCAAATGCTCTTAGCCCTAAGTTGTTAGTGTCTTTTCATGCTTgagtaaattcaaattttcattttggaatTGGGCGGGTTGGTCAAAGTTGTCAACAAGAATGTGaaaacttttcaaattttcataattttgagaattctctctctctctcatcaccTCCGTTTGGCTGCTATTTCCTTCCACCACAACATTGGCAACACATCTGCATTGGCAAGGTAccaattttgttcttttctttttttaatagtacAAAAGGTGCTTGCTGAAATGCTTCATACAGATTTAGTTTTAACAAACTTGTTGTAGGTTTGTGTTCTGATGATTAGGGACTACGAGTTTATGTTAATGTGGTGCTCCAAAGGTGTCGCTGGACTAGCTTCATTTGCCATGTCTTGAGGGtggtatttaatttaattatgattttttaggCATTGTTTGATGTAGGAAAAGATATggagtttaatttttatcttttattgatttttgaaattttattattttaggtgATAGGATTTCATTTCCTTGATTTTAGGGGTGGgttttttaggattttctagtcaaaATAGAATCCTCTTATGGTAGGCTATTGTTTAGGATatcttttagaaaatttttattttgaaaacaggTATTTTtggagcctttaaataggcaTGCAATATGTATTActaatttatcaatttacattcaataaaatTGAGGTTTTAATTATTTCTCGTGGATTCCAGTGTTCTTCCTTGTGAAATTTAAGGGCCCCCTTACTTATAAATTTAAGTGTTTTGTTATGCTAGAAGGAGATCTAGCTCATTATCATGTTTTTGCTCCGCATCATTGGGTATTAGAGATCATTAGCATCCTGGTGTGGCAAAGGGCGGAAACAAAAGCAACCACCCTGTTGAAAGAAAGGGTTACAAGCTTTTTTAGGGTTGTACTATAGGCTTATCATCAAAGTATCGAACACGGGTACCATGAGATTCACGATATGCTCATTGCTCTTGGTGTCAACAACAAAAGCAATAATGATCGATGATGGTAAAGATATTTGTATCAAAGAGTACTATGCTCGTAACCAATATAGCAATCGCCACATTCGTAATTTAAATGATTTTCCTTACTTTGATGGGGTATCATACAGAAAAGATTTCATAGAT is a genomic window containing:
- the LOC142632328 gene encoding uncharacterized protein LOC142632328, whose amino-acid sequence is MSLLVWNYRRLENLCTENELVNLIRAKNPSVVFIAETWANETRLDRTVSKINFDQKWVVSRVNRGGGLVLFWKNTVNLTIVDSHKYYNNTIINGNSENEWQFTGFYGELETSRRIEAWNKLRTLNSRWDTPWLCAGDFNEIIRHDEKLGGSRRNHNQMQLFGDVIDECGFVDLGFIGSKFTWARHFDEGHSVRIRLDRCLATNSWFHKFSGTRVHHLQSMSSDHSALWVNLLGMEEPSRKKCFRFEEMWLSEPFCGETIEAV